From one Peredibacter starrii genomic stretch:
- a CDS encoding alpha-ketoglutarate-dependent dioxygenase AlkB encodes MKVYSPRRDFVIVEDYFSDTQAAEWLALIEALGSDALRGFHHPFVRPNRFHKAPKYPVKKFMCLGLYWNPEDYRYLDRLPYNQERPFPIPEEMKNLAQEILSQFFPWHDFVPQSVLVNFYTKDSSMGLHVDKDEEDKVSPVIGLNFGSTCRFFYEDEKGVMLDIRIPGNSIYIFGGSARLMRHGLGSIYTNTLSPGSEEFLQNKERVNLTIRQVFSKARA; translated from the coding sequence ATGAAAGTATATTCGCCTAGGCGGGACTTCGTCATTGTAGAAGATTACTTCTCTGATACCCAAGCCGCAGAGTGGTTGGCCCTGATTGAAGCATTAGGTTCTGATGCACTTCGGGGTTTTCATCATCCCTTTGTCCGTCCTAATCGCTTCCATAAAGCCCCCAAGTATCCGGTGAAGAAGTTCATGTGCTTGGGTCTGTATTGGAATCCGGAAGATTATCGTTATCTCGATCGGCTTCCTTATAATCAGGAGCGACCATTTCCCATACCCGAAGAGATGAAGAATCTCGCCCAGGAAATCCTCTCGCAGTTTTTTCCATGGCACGATTTCGTGCCTCAAAGTGTGCTGGTGAATTTTTATACCAAGGACTCTTCGATGGGGCTTCACGTGGACAAAGACGAAGAGGACAAGGTCTCTCCCGTGATTGGACTTAACTTCGGATCAACCTGTCGCTTTTTCTATGAAGACGAGAAGGGAGTCATGCTGGACATCCGCATTCCGGGAAATTCCATTTATATCTTCGGTGGCTCGGCAAGGCTCATGCGCCACGGGCTTGGTTCTATTTACACCAATACGTTATCTCCAGGCTCGGAAGAGTTCCTGCAGAATAAAGAGCGAGTGAATTTAACGATTCGTCAGGTGTTCTCGAAAGCGAGAGCGTAG
- a CDS encoding ABC transporter ATP-binding protein, which yields MMKVSNLRKSYGEGSTKVEVLKGINLEIAKGETLALIGKSGSGKSTLLSLLAGLDQPDSGEIAVGDKKISHMKEKELTHFRAEHMGIVFQQFHLVSTLTALENVLLPLELLKRPDAKETAEKLLESVGLLHRAHHLPSQLSGGESQRVAIARALAIRPTILFADEPSGNLDEETGDKVMELLFKMVKETNTTLVLVTHDQDLARKCSRVVHLEHGSLA from the coding sequence ATGATGAAGGTCTCTAACCTTCGTAAGAGTTATGGCGAAGGCAGTACAAAAGTTGAAGTTCTAAAAGGGATAAATCTGGAGATCGCTAAAGGCGAGACTCTTGCCCTCATTGGGAAATCGGGTTCAGGCAAATCAACACTCCTTTCGCTACTAGCGGGACTGGATCAACCGGACTCGGGAGAAATCGCAGTAGGAGATAAAAAAATCTCTCACATGAAAGAGAAAGAGCTCACGCACTTTCGTGCTGAGCATATGGGAATTGTGTTTCAGCAGTTCCATCTTGTTTCAACTCTAACCGCTCTGGAAAACGTTCTTCTACCATTAGAGTTATTGAAACGCCCTGATGCTAAAGAGACAGCAGAGAAGCTTCTGGAGAGTGTAGGACTTCTTCACCGCGCTCACCATTTACCATCTCAGCTAAGTGGTGGTGAATCACAGCGTGTAGCGATTGCTCGCGCTTTGGCGATTCGTCCGACGATTCTTTTCGCCGATGAACCAAGTGGTAACTTAGATGAAGAGACCGGTGATAAAGTAATGGAACTATTATTCAAGATGGTGAAAGAAACCAACACCACTTTAGTGCTAGTGACTCACGATCAGGATCTTGCTCGTAAGTGTTCACGTGTTGTGCATCTGGAGCACGGGAGCCTCGCGTGA
- a CDS encoding ABC transporter permease produces MIFRFFFLKEVKKFPFFFLLLAFTLLLGTMGLMGISIVSSQVQEKLKNNANELLTSDIAVSARRDLFPEEQESLKKIFADIPHREYKIVDVYSMITHLRAKASRLVEIRAVQNGFPFYGKLTLRSGEYHPENLYISKDLADLWQVQADDELQIGDVTLKVTGVVEEDSSLGLRGFSLAPRIYFPLDKLAATGLIKPGATGSFAYHYHLNKFSEPKLQEIKKAIYANIKDSAVKITLPEDSSEQTGRVINTLTNFMALSALIGLILSLVGVFYLYQSHLLARLKDLCLLNLHGLTKGQIITGIIGQFSAIFVIVMIVELFLMVPVYEALAPLLSNNLGIELTPDVNVMGALTDMPFLYGLSLFILVPLLFGLMRTPMGLQLKASKLSMGRFRFWDFLPFILLLWLFSCYLSHSFRTGNLFFGSLMIVFLLSTLVVRFGQWIIKKIIGNKGLLIPTIENGIALRSLTRSGHKLTLSFLSLAMGATLISLILQLDKMILKEFALDNKKPSLFIFDVQEDQMDPLIDMAKANGSPLAYITPMIRARLEKVNDKKYVKKKRAYDFRSKEEDEDARFRSNNLNLTYRDYLTESERIIDGKPFPPGGAPDDRLPYISIEKRWAQRMDLDIGDKLTFDIQGVEFEGTVYNIREVKWTSFYPNFFVTIEPGMIDAAPKTFLAILPSGPKEKKLELQRLSVEKFPNVSFIDVGELVGKLSGLFEKSRQAIEVISWLSLIVGLVILYGLSHDQVYRRYYDLALMKSLGFSATRLRLNLLYEFGALFLSALTLGLFLGWLIAQLIGREVFKLSPSVDWSRLLYPAGLLTVLCLVTILVSSWRAVRAKPRELLSDS; encoded by the coding sequence GTGATTTTTCGCTTCTTCTTTTTGAAGGAAGTGAAGAAGTTTCCTTTCTTCTTCCTCTTACTCGCATTTACTCTGCTTCTTGGGACCATGGGTCTTATGGGGATCAGTATTGTTTCTAGTCAGGTTCAAGAGAAACTGAAAAACAATGCCAATGAACTTCTGACTTCGGATATCGCTGTCTCTGCACGACGGGACTTATTTCCGGAAGAGCAGGAGAGTCTTAAAAAGATATTTGCGGATATTCCGCATCGTGAATATAAAATCGTGGACGTCTACTCCATGATTACCCACCTTCGGGCAAAGGCGAGCCGCCTGGTAGAAATCAGAGCTGTTCAAAATGGTTTTCCCTTCTACGGCAAGCTCACTCTCAGAAGTGGTGAATACCATCCTGAGAATCTCTATATCTCAAAAGACCTTGCCGACCTTTGGCAGGTTCAGGCGGATGATGAACTTCAAATTGGTGACGTGACTCTAAAAGTTACAGGAGTAGTGGAAGAGGATTCTTCCCTGGGACTTCGCGGTTTTTCACTCGCGCCTAGAATCTATTTCCCTCTCGATAAACTCGCGGCCACTGGTCTTATTAAACCGGGTGCCACGGGAAGTTTTGCTTATCACTATCACTTAAATAAATTTTCAGAACCTAAACTTCAGGAAATTAAAAAAGCGATCTATGCCAATATAAAAGACTCGGCAGTTAAGATCACACTTCCGGAAGATAGCTCAGAGCAAACCGGTCGCGTGATTAATACTCTGACAAACTTCATGGCACTTTCCGCCCTGATTGGTTTGATTCTGTCACTAGTGGGTGTGTTCTATCTCTATCAGTCGCACTTACTCGCGCGTTTGAAAGATCTGTGTTTATTGAATCTTCATGGTCTCACTAAGGGACAAATCATCACGGGCATCATTGGCCAATTCTCGGCGATCTTTGTCATAGTAATGATCGTGGAGCTCTTTCTCATGGTTCCGGTCTATGAGGCACTGGCGCCACTTCTTTCTAATAATTTAGGAATTGAATTAACTCCTGATGTGAATGTCATGGGTGCTTTGACTGACATGCCGTTCTTGTATGGTCTGTCGCTTTTCATTTTAGTGCCGCTTTTATTTGGTCTGATGCGCACACCGATGGGACTGCAACTTAAGGCCTCGAAGCTTTCTATGGGACGCTTCCGCTTCTGGGATTTTCTCCCATTCATTTTACTTTTGTGGTTGTTCTCTTGTTATCTCAGTCATTCATTTAGAACCGGGAATCTTTTCTTTGGTTCTCTAATGATCGTGTTCTTGCTTTCAACACTGGTAGTGCGCTTCGGACAATGGATCATTAAAAAGATCATTGGTAACAAAGGTCTTCTGATTCCTACCATTGAAAACGGAATTGCTCTCAGATCTCTGACTCGCTCCGGCCACAAACTCACGCTAAGTTTCTTGTCCCTTGCCATGGGCGCGACTCTAATTTCCCTTATCCTTCAGTTGGATAAGATGATCCTGAAAGAATTTGCTCTCGATAATAAGAAGCCATCGCTTTTTATTTTTGATGTACAAGAAGATCAAATGGATCCTCTGATTGATATGGCAAAAGCAAATGGATCACCTCTGGCCTATATCACACCGATGATTCGCGCTCGCTTAGAGAAAGTGAATGATAAAAAGTACGTGAAGAAAAAACGGGCCTATGATTTCCGTTCAAAAGAAGAAGACGAAGACGCGAGATTTAGAAGTAACAACCTAAACCTCACATACCGTGACTATCTGACCGAATCAGAACGCATCATCGACGGGAAACCTTTCCCTCCTGGTGGCGCGCCAGATGATCGCTTGCCTTATATCTCGATTGAAAAACGCTGGGCCCAAAGAATGGATCTTGATATCGGAGATAAACTCACTTTCGATATTCAAGGGGTAGAGTTTGAAGGCACGGTCTACAACATTCGCGAAGTGAAATGGACGAGCTTCTATCCAAACTTTTTCGTGACGATTGAACCAGGCATGATTGATGCCGCTCCAAAAACCTTTCTGGCGATCCTGCCATCAGGTCCAAAAGAAAAGAAGCTTGAGCTTCAGCGATTATCGGTGGAAAAATTTCCGAACGTCTCTTTCATTGATGTAGGTGAGTTAGTAGGGAAGCTTTCAGGGCTCTTTGAAAAATCTCGTCAGGCAATCGAAGTCATCTCGTGGCTTTCACTTATAGTCGGACTTGTCATTCTGTATGGTCTTTCCCACGATCAGGTCTACCGCCGTTACTATGATCTTGCCCTTATGAAGAGTTTAGGTTTCTCGGCCACACGCCTGCGACTCAATCTCTTATATGAATTCGGTGCGCTCTTTTTATCGGCCCTGACTTTAGGATTGTTCTTAGGATGGCTCATTGCTCAATTAATCGGCCGTGAGGTTTTCAAATTATCTCCGAGTGTCGATTGGAGCAGACTGCTTTATCCAGCGGGCCTTTTAACAGTTCTTTGTTTAGTAACTATTTTGGTTTCATCATGGCGCGCTGTGAGGGCCAAACCACGAGAACTTTTATCAGACTCTTAA
- a CDS encoding energy transducer TonB family protein: protein MTKSFLTHFSTMTIFHGLILLAGLAVVKTQIPSEQVAKLGNGGTGNGIMRMKVAHDIFMRPALPVTKSESKFTRPAPKKVAASPAVAKPVEQTPVNSNEPTGGNDPRGTGLSKAGVANGSEFGTSATGKTDILSKYKAELRARIEQNKAYPAMSKRLGQTGTVVIAFTLLEDGRITDAKIETPSRYERLNDSALEAVKKVVKFKPIPKEAGENKMDFKVPVKFVTI, encoded by the coding sequence ATGACAAAAAGCTTTTTGACTCATTTCAGCACGATGACGATTTTCCACGGATTAATCCTCTTGGCAGGACTTGCAGTGGTTAAAACTCAAATTCCAAGTGAGCAAGTCGCAAAACTAGGGAATGGTGGAACTGGAAACGGCATCATGAGAATGAAAGTTGCTCATGATATTTTCATGAGACCAGCTCTTCCTGTGACTAAGTCAGAATCAAAATTCACTCGTCCGGCCCCAAAAAAAGTTGCTGCATCTCCTGCTGTTGCCAAACCCGTGGAGCAAACACCAGTCAACTCGAATGAACCTACTGGTGGTAATGATCCAAGAGGCACTGGACTGTCTAAGGCCGGTGTGGCCAATGGGTCTGAGTTCGGTACAAGTGCAACTGGTAAGACAGATATTCTTTCAAAATATAAAGCTGAACTTCGAGCGCGCATTGAGCAGAATAAGGCCTATCCGGCCATGAGTAAACGTCTGGGTCAAACGGGAACTGTGGTGATTGCATTCACCCTCCTGGAAGACGGCAGAATTACTGATGCAAAAATTGAAACTCCATCTCGCTATGAGCGTTTAAATGATTCAGCTCTTGAAGCAGTCAAAAAAGTGGTGAAGTTTAAGCCAATTCCTAAGGAAGCAGGCGAGAATAAGATGGATTTTAAAGTGCCTGTGAAGTTTGTTACGATCTAA
- a CDS encoding phytoene desaturase family protein yields MKTLVVGAGGGGIASALLAGLRGEETTLVEAHASIGGCASYFKRGPFVFDVGATTVSGIGEDEPLGRLFSLLGSKPDLVPADPGIVFHLSSGKTLSYYRDFEKWMRELEKNFPELNHRPFWSLVQKVNRDGWRLLRNVHTFPPQNLNEFFSILNYPASIKLLPNLFLSTELMLKHFGLFEKEYLELINGILIISAQSESHKTPFMVGAMALAYPSETYVPVGGMKGLMDYFERELERLKITVKKKTKVTELPKEERVILNLPVWNLAELSNEFTREAETHPGHWGSFVLYFGVKSEISSPYHQIHLNHPDVKNYFVSFSLPGDNLRAHVGYQTVVISTHEIAKSWYVLSEEEYLARKKHLEAIIMDDFKSRFKVDEIKFLMSGTPKTFESFTGRKFGFVGGVPFLHGKNPFSLLSPVTNLKEVYRVGDTIFPGQGLCGVVAGALQLHDRLR; encoded by the coding sequence ATGAAAACATTAGTCGTTGGCGCGGGAGGAGGAGGAATTGCTTCTGCTCTTCTCGCGGGACTTCGAGGAGAAGAAACAACCTTGGTTGAGGCCCATGCTTCAATTGGAGGATGTGCTTCTTATTTCAAACGAGGCCCATTTGTTTTTGATGTTGGTGCCACCACCGTTAGTGGAATTGGTGAAGATGAACCTCTAGGGCGGCTCTTTTCACTCTTGGGATCAAAACCTGATCTGGTTCCCGCTGATCCCGGCATTGTTTTTCATCTTTCAAGCGGAAAAACGCTTTCTTATTATCGAGATTTTGAAAAGTGGATGAGGGAGCTTGAGAAGAACTTTCCCGAGTTAAATCACCGTCCCTTTTGGAGCTTGGTTCAGAAAGTAAATCGTGACGGGTGGAGACTTTTAAGGAACGTTCACACGTTTCCCCCTCAAAACCTGAATGAGTTTTTTAGCATCCTAAATTATCCCGCATCGATAAAACTTCTTCCGAATCTTTTTCTCTCAACCGAATTAATGCTGAAGCACTTCGGGCTTTTTGAAAAAGAGTACCTGGAACTCATTAATGGCATTCTGATTATTTCTGCCCAAAGTGAGTCGCATAAAACTCCTTTTATGGTTGGTGCCATGGCCCTGGCCTATCCCTCTGAGACCTATGTTCCAGTTGGAGGAATGAAAGGGCTCATGGATTATTTTGAAAGAGAGCTTGAACGTTTGAAGATCACGGTGAAAAAGAAAACCAAAGTCACAGAATTACCAAAAGAAGAGCGCGTAATTTTAAATCTTCCTGTCTGGAACCTCGCCGAACTCTCAAATGAATTTACCCGTGAAGCGGAAACTCATCCTGGACACTGGGGATCGTTTGTTCTTTATTTTGGAGTGAAAAGTGAAATCTCTTCGCCTTATCATCAAATTCATTTGAATCACCCGGACGTGAAAAACTACTTTGTTTCATTCTCACTTCCCGGAGACAACTTACGGGCACACGTTGGTTACCAGACAGTAGTGATCTCGACCCATGAGATAGCGAAGAGTTGGTATGTCTTATCTGAAGAAGAATATCTCGCTCGAAAAAAGCATCTTGAAGCGATCATCATGGATGATTTTAAATCCCGCTTTAAAGTAGATGAAATAAAATTTCTTATGAGCGGAACACCTAAAACCTTCGAGAGCTTTACCGGAAGAAAATTTGGATTCGTGGGTGGAGTGCCTTTCCTTCACGGAAAGAATCCTTTTTCGCTCTTAAGTCCTGTCACAAATTTAAAAGAAGTTTACCGGGTAGGGGACACGATTTTTCCAGGGCAGGGTCTTTGTGGAGTTGTGGCCGGTGCCCTTCAACTCCACGATCGATTACGATAG
- a CDS encoding glutathione peroxidase: MRFLAFLLFLTNVAFAQDFYAIKDKSIKGDEFKMESLKGKTVLVVNIASQCGYTPQLEGLESLYKKYQAKNFVLLGVPTNDFGGQTPEDDKGMLEFCQKNYNVTFPVLTKKTILGKEKRELYKFLTSGQYKGEVSWNFEKFLVNKEGKVVGRFGSSTKPDDSKLTKAIESSL; encoded by the coding sequence ATGCGTTTTCTGGCGTTTCTGCTGTTTCTTACGAATGTGGCCTTCGCTCAGGATTTTTATGCCATCAAGGATAAATCCATCAAGGGTGACGAGTTCAAAATGGAGAGTTTAAAAGGAAAGACAGTCCTGGTTGTAAACATTGCATCACAATGTGGTTACACCCCACAACTGGAAGGCCTTGAATCTCTGTACAAAAAGTACCAGGCCAAGAACTTTGTACTTCTGGGAGTTCCCACCAATGATTTCGGCGGCCAAACACCGGAAGACGACAAAGGGATGCTGGAGTTTTGTCAGAAGAACTACAACGTGACTTTCCCGGTGCTTACGAAAAAGACCATTCTTGGAAAAGAAAAGCGTGAACTTTATAAATTCCTGACCTCGGGACAATATAAAGGGGAAGTGAGCTGGAACTTTGAAAAGTTCCTGGTGAATAAAGAAGGTAAAGTAGTGGGCCGCTTTGGTTCATCGACAAAACCGGATGATTCGAAACTTACGAAGGCGATTGAAAGCTCACTGTAA
- a CDS encoding TolC family protein, giving the protein MCLVLDMIGGFMGNYLKLLFCFSSFLISASGYSAILLSEDLIQEVARKGAPQLDQIEAAFQASSIRKGEEKEKYAPELFGQGLYSETRERALIEFSPIFSPVKQVQFGVRQNLAYGFDSKLSVVTDQRSSSSSPVIGHIKDATTTTLAFTMQMDLWRNLLGRMTKNKVESLELENKKAAIEKDIQTKTFRLSLRRIYWSLVANQESLMKSEALLKSAQTQARETELQFKSSVAEADEVARTKAQVASREGTITFLKYQRETFFTQLKNLLPEFSEQDLTLAEYDLDKTVDEVLACTGVIGREKGTPYQFTQYDEAVAMLKEVRVRQAEYNSRYADPDVKLFGTVKSTGVSLDEVGTQKYRGSYQGSIDDMQNNNRTGYEVGVLFTMPLGSVKSDTQRAKEIYDDKRLLASIAATDAQVVNTHQEFMRSIAFLNDVVRSQRMTSQELEKRLKGMRRKYEQARVSVSDMVQDQDAFLNAEIATINTQLQILNTIFDYLVVFPDTPCGFNRI; this is encoded by the coding sequence ATGTGTTTAGTTTTAGATATGATTGGTGGTTTTATGGGTAACTATTTGAAATTATTGTTTTGTTTCAGTTCTTTTTTGATTTCTGCCTCTGGCTATAGTGCGATTCTTCTCTCGGAGGATTTAATTCAAGAAGTGGCCCGCAAAGGAGCTCCACAACTTGATCAAATTGAGGCCGCTTTTCAAGCATCCTCAATCAGAAAGGGTGAGGAGAAGGAAAAGTATGCTCCTGAACTTTTTGGGCAGGGCCTGTACTCAGAGACCCGAGAGCGAGCTCTAATTGAATTCTCTCCTATTTTCAGTCCCGTCAAGCAGGTACAGTTTGGAGTAAGACAAAATCTTGCCTATGGCTTTGATAGCAAACTTTCTGTTGTTACGGATCAGCGCTCTTCTTCAAGTTCACCGGTCATCGGACATATTAAAGATGCCACAACGACCACTTTGGCGTTCACAATGCAGATGGATCTTTGGCGAAATCTTCTAGGTCGTATGACTAAAAATAAAGTTGAGTCGTTGGAGCTTGAAAATAAAAAAGCCGCCATTGAAAAAGACATTCAAACTAAGACCTTCAGACTTTCTCTTCGTCGTATTTATTGGTCGCTTGTTGCCAACCAGGAATCGCTGATGAAATCAGAGGCGCTTCTAAAGTCCGCCCAAACTCAGGCAAGAGAGACGGAACTTCAATTTAAAAGTTCAGTGGCCGAGGCGGATGAAGTTGCTCGAACAAAAGCTCAAGTGGCGTCACGTGAGGGAACGATCACGTTCTTAAAATACCAGCGTGAGACTTTTTTTACTCAATTAAAAAATCTTCTTCCTGAATTTTCTGAACAGGACCTGACACTGGCCGAATATGATTTGGATAAAACGGTGGATGAGGTCCTTGCCTGCACGGGTGTTATCGGAAGAGAGAAGGGCACTCCTTATCAGTTCACTCAATATGATGAAGCAGTTGCAATGCTTAAAGAAGTGCGTGTTCGTCAGGCCGAGTATAACTCAAGATATGCTGATCCTGATGTGAAGCTGTTTGGGACAGTTAAGTCTACCGGGGTCAGCCTGGATGAAGTGGGAACGCAAAAGTATCGTGGCTCTTATCAAGGGTCGATCGATGATATGCAGAATAACAACCGCACTGGATATGAAGTGGGCGTTCTTTTTACCATGCCACTTGGAAGTGTTAAATCCGACACTCAAAGGGCAAAAGAAATTTATGATGATAAGCGCCTTCTGGCGAGTATCGCGGCCACAGATGCTCAAGTCGTAAATACGCATCAGGAATTTATGCGTTCGATTGCTTTCTTGAATGATGTCGTTCGTTCTCAGAGAATGACTTCTCAGGAATTGGAAAAACGTCTGAAAGGGATGAGAAGAAAGTACGAACAGGCCCGTGTTTCTGTCAGTGATATGGTTCAGGATCAGGACGCATTCTTAAATGCGGAGATTGCGACCATTAATACACAACTACAAATTTTAAATACTATTTTTGATTACCTGGTGGTTTTTCCGGACACACCTTGTGGGTTTAACAGGATCTAA
- a CDS encoding mechanosensitive ion channel family protein: MLQSLSELIDPIALIWNHKLITIAGVKLSFGNVLVALVLLLFAARLSRLVTKIINNRLIEPFVHDASSKNTYRTFSFYLSLAIFVTMSLTIAGIPLTIFTVVGGALAIGVGFGSQNIVNNFISGIILLVEKPIKVGDIVELDNIAGSVQAIRIRSTQVRNADGKIFVVPNSFFLEKSVLNWSYSDTVVRTLINFGVAYGTDVKMVENLCMNILLNTEGVKQDPLPMVIFENFGDSSLGFQLLFWCDTREVNMALVRSEIRFKIDDQFKKNQIEMAFPQRDMNLKLNRALEVKVLS; this comes from the coding sequence ATGCTGCAAAGCCTTTCTGAATTAATCGATCCGATTGCCCTGATCTGGAACCATAAATTGATTACGATTGCTGGGGTAAAACTAAGTTTTGGGAACGTGCTCGTTGCCCTGGTCCTTCTTCTTTTTGCTGCTCGTTTATCGAGACTTGTTACAAAAATTATCAACAACCGTCTGATTGAGCCTTTCGTACACGACGCTAGTTCTAAGAACACATACCGTACGTTTTCGTTTTACCTGTCTTTGGCAATCTTCGTGACCATGTCCCTTACGATTGCTGGAATTCCTCTGACCATCTTTACAGTGGTTGGTGGTGCTCTTGCTATCGGGGTCGGTTTTGGATCTCAAAACATCGTTAACAATTTTATCTCGGGTATCATCCTCTTGGTTGAGAAACCAATTAAGGTCGGTGATATTGTGGAGCTCGATAATATCGCTGGTTCAGTTCAGGCGATTCGAATTCGTAGTACTCAAGTGAGAAATGCAGATGGAAAAATCTTTGTTGTTCCGAATAGCTTTTTCCTCGAAAAAAGCGTTTTGAACTGGTCCTACTCAGACACAGTTGTTCGTACTCTGATTAATTTCGGTGTGGCCTACGGGACGGATGTGAAGATGGTGGAAAATCTTTGCATGAATATTCTCCTTAACACCGAAGGAGTTAAGCAAGATCCGCTTCCCATGGTGATCTTTGAAAACTTTGGTGACAGTTCACTTGGTTTTCAGCTTCTTTTCTGGTGTGACACTCGTGAAGTGAATATGGCCCTGGTGAGAAGTGAAATCCGCTTTAAGATTGATGATCAGTTCAAAAAGAACCAGATTGAAATGGCATTCCCTCAGCGTGACATGAACTTAAAACTCAATCGCGCGCTTGAAGTAAAAGTCCTATCGTAA
- a CDS encoding polyprenyl synthetase family protein has product MKLQELKQNLDDLQLAMTGRTSSDITVELNKLVEAGGKKFRPGLMFLMGTVFGLPTKKLTTYARSVELTHLASLIHDDVIDASDKRRNHPTLNSIKNNTTAILAGDYVLATIMGELARENNNDLLIDLTVCIQDLADGEWLQYALKSKERVEFADLEQICIKKTGSLIRYCCTTPAKLAGHHDVPTMAFLGERIGLIFQMADDIVDGLNQSGRPAYQDIINGQFNYVTLKLKELYPELSDALYAFKKNPTGNLPWTDAQYQAAIHGVHDAINAEKDKIFTIFSKLCQDKNQEDFIPVFEMMINKIQSNYALAFENT; this is encoded by the coding sequence ATGAAACTCCAAGAACTTAAACAAAATCTCGACGACCTTCAGTTGGCCATGACTGGACGCACTTCAAGCGACATCACGGTTGAACTGAATAAATTGGTTGAGGCCGGAGGAAAGAAATTTCGTCCAGGTTTAATGTTTCTTATGGGGACAGTTTTTGGTCTACCGACCAAGAAGCTTACAACTTATGCTCGCTCAGTTGAACTTACTCACTTAGCTAGCCTTATTCACGACGATGTGATCGATGCTTCTGATAAGCGCCGTAATCACCCAACTCTGAATTCAATTAAAAACAATACGACTGCTATTCTTGCTGGTGATTATGTTCTGGCCACTATCATGGGAGAACTTGCTCGTGAGAATAACAACGACCTTCTGATTGATCTAACAGTTTGTATTCAAGACCTCGCCGATGGTGAATGGCTTCAATACGCGCTTAAATCAAAAGAGCGCGTTGAGTTCGCAGACCTTGAACAAATCTGTATCAAGAAGACCGGAAGCCTAATTCGCTACTGTTGTACAACTCCAGCGAAACTTGCAGGACACCATGATGTTCCTACAATGGCGTTTCTTGGCGAACGTATCGGTCTCATTTTCCAGATGGCCGATGATATCGTTGATGGTCTCAACCAATCAGGTCGTCCTGCTTACCAGGACATCATTAACGGTCAATTTAACTACGTAACGTTGAAGCTTAAGGAGCTTTATCCTGAGCTATCGGACGCTTTATACGCTTTCAAAAAGAATCCTACGGGCAATCTTCCTTGGACAGATGCCCAGTATCAAGCGGCGATCCACGGCGTTCACGACGCGATCAATGCTGAGAAAGACAAGATCTTCACGATCTTCTCAAAGCTTTGCCAGGACAAGAATCAAGAAGACTTCATCCCTGTGTTTGAGATGATGATCAACAAGATTCAATCCAACTACGCTCTCGCTTTCGAGAACACCTGA
- a CDS encoding DedA family protein, which produces MLDFLSPENLQAFFSQYAYQPGFVYGFIVCFMLASSIGFPVPEELVLISAGLVGYMSHHPEKFPPPYPGAESVNVVTLCLVSFFAVMGSDSLVYFIGKFFGGRIIKTKFFQKSVAGEGFNKINVFFQKYGGLACGVFRFTPGLRFPGHLSCGLLGIPVWKFLLIDSLVAAVSVPTQVWVVATYGEVILNKLAEFKMYVLIICVVLFVVWLARKIYLKNVRKNA; this is translated from the coding sequence ATGTTAGATTTCTTAAGCCCCGAAAATCTTCAAGCGTTCTTTTCACAGTACGCTTATCAGCCTGGTTTCGTGTACGGATTTATCGTCTGTTTCATGCTGGCCAGTTCCATTGGCTTTCCAGTTCCTGAGGAATTAGTTTTGATCAGTGCTGGCCTTGTTGGCTATATGTCACATCATCCGGAGAAGTTTCCGCCTCCTTATCCGGGAGCAGAGAGTGTGAATGTTGTTACTCTGTGCTTGGTCAGTTTTTTTGCCGTGATGGGGAGCGACTCCTTAGTCTACTTCATAGGTAAGTTCTTCGGTGGACGGATCATCAAAACCAAGTTCTTTCAAAAGTCAGTGGCCGGTGAAGGCTTCAATAAGATCAATGTCTTCTTCCAGAAGTACGGCGGTCTTGCTTGTGGTGTCTTCCGTTTCACTCCAGGTCTGCGTTTCCCTGGTCACTTAAGCTGTGGTCTTCTAGGGATTCCGGTTTGGAAATTTCTGTTAATTGATTCACTCGTGGCAGCAGTCTCAGTTCCGACTCAGGTATGGGTCGTGGCCACGTACGGTGAAGTCATTTTAAACAAACTGGCCGAATTCAAAATGTACGTGCTGATAATTTGCGTCGTGCTGTTTGTGGTTTGGCTGGCCCGCAAGATCTATCTCAAAAACGTTCGTAAAAACGCTTAA